From the Pseudomonas sp. SORT22 genome, one window contains:
- a CDS encoding acetyl-CoA hydrolase/transferase family protein, which produces MYRDRIRLSSLHSKVMSAADAAGLIEDGMTVGMSGFTRAGEAKAVPHALAERAKQSPLKISLMTGASLGNDLDKQLTEAGVLARRMPFQVDSTLRKAINAGEVMFIDQHLSETVEQLRNQQLKLPDIAVIEAVAITEQGHIVPTTSVGNSASFAIFAKQVIVEINLAHNANLEGLHDIYIPTYRPTRTPIPLVKVDDRIGSTAIPIDPAKIVGIVITEQPDSPSTVLPPDDETQGIANHLINFLKQEVDAGRMTNKLGPLQAGIGSIANAVMCGLIDSPFEDLTMYSEVLQDSTFDLIDAGKLSFASGSSITLSTRRNADVFGNLERYKDKLVLRPQEISNHPEVVRRLGIIGINTALEFDLYGNVNSTHVCGTRMMNGIGGSGDFARNAHLAIFVTKSIAKGGAISSVVPMVSHVDHTEHDVDILVTEQGLADLRGLAPRERARVIIDNCVHPDYREALNDYFTRACERGGHTPHILREALAWHENLEETGRMLAG; this is translated from the coding sequence ATGTACCGTGATCGTATCCGCTTGTCCTCCCTGCACAGCAAGGTAATGAGTGCGGCTGATGCCGCTGGCCTGATCGAGGACGGCATGACCGTCGGCATGAGCGGTTTTACCCGCGCCGGTGAAGCCAAGGCGGTGCCCCATGCACTGGCCGAACGCGCCAAGCAGTCGCCACTGAAAATCAGCCTGATGACCGGCGCAAGCCTGGGCAACGACCTCGACAAGCAACTGACTGAGGCCGGCGTGCTGGCCCGGCGCATGCCGTTCCAGGTCGACAGCACCCTGCGCAAGGCGATCAACGCCGGCGAGGTCATGTTCATTGACCAGCACCTGTCGGAAACCGTCGAGCAGCTACGCAACCAGCAGCTCAAGTTGCCGGACATCGCGGTGATTGAAGCGGTCGCCATCACCGAACAGGGCCACATCGTGCCGACTACCTCGGTGGGCAACTCGGCCAGCTTCGCGATTTTCGCCAAACAGGTGATCGTCGAGATCAACCTGGCGCACAACGCCAACCTGGAAGGCCTGCACGACATCTATATCCCGACCTATCGTCCGACCCGTACGCCGATCCCGCTGGTAAAAGTCGATGACCGCATCGGCAGCACCGCAATCCCGATCGACCCGGCCAAGATCGTCGGCATCGTCATCACCGAGCAGCCGGACTCGCCGTCCACCGTACTGCCGCCAGACGACGAAACCCAAGGCATCGCCAACCACCTGATCAACTTCCTCAAGCAGGAAGTCGACGCCGGGCGCATGACCAACAAGCTCGGCCCGCTGCAAGCCGGTATCGGCAGTATCGCCAACGCGGTGATGTGCGGCCTGATCGACTCGCCGTTCGAAGACCTGACCATGTACTCCGAAGTACTCCAGGACTCGACCTTCGACCTGATCGACGCCGGCAAGCTGAGCTTCGCCTCGGGCAGCTCGATCACCCTGTCGACCCGCCGCAACGCCGACGTCTTCGGTAACCTGGAGCGCTATAAGGACAAACTGGTCCTGCGCCCGCAGGAAATCTCCAACCACCCTGAAGTGGTCCGCCGCCTGGGCATCATCGGCATTAACACCGCGCTTGAATTCGACCTGTACGGCAACGTCAACTCCACCCACGTCTGCGGCACGCGGATGATGAACGGCATCGGTGGCTCGGGCGACTTCGCCCGCAACGCGCACCTGGCGATCTTCGTCACCAAGTCGATTGCCAAGGGCGGGGCGATTTCCAGCGTGGTGCCGATGGTCAGCCACGTCGACCATACCGAGCACGACGTCGATATCCTCGTCACCGAGCAGGGCCTGGCTGACCTGCGCGGCCTGGCGCCACGCGAGCGTGCGCGGGTGATCATCGACAACTGTGTGCACCCGGATTACCGCGAGGCGCTGAACGACTACTTCACCCGCGCCTGCGAACGCGGCGGCCACACCCCGCACATCCTGCGCGAAGCCCTGGCCTGGCACGAAAACCTGGAAGAAACCGGGCGCATGCTCGCCGGCTGA
- a CDS encoding DUF1127 domain-containing protein has product MERTLSSDLVFENTAEQSKASLPLRLLANLMLWQRRIASRHQLARLDSRLLADAGISEAQRYEELSKPFWR; this is encoded by the coding sequence ATGGAACGTACCCTCAGTTCCGATCTGGTTTTCGAAAACACCGCCGAACAATCCAAGGCCTCGCTGCCACTGCGCCTGCTGGCCAACCTGATGCTGTGGCAACGCCGCATTGCCAGCCGCCACCAACTGGCTCGCCTGGACTCGCGTCTGCTGGCTGATGCCGGTATCAGCGAAGCACAACGCTACGAAGAGCTGAGCAAGCCTTTCTGGCGTTAA
- a CDS encoding DUF2388 domain-containing protein has translation MFHSRLFGAALLLALASTANATSFVVTTDTVVRGVAASTDATSDVSSSFRDDKIVQAARDDAASFVASHGDIRGAKLESAFAHIRQQTPSLQASDAQLAQAILAL, from the coding sequence ATGTTCCATTCACGCTTGTTTGGCGCCGCGCTGCTGCTGGCCCTGGCTTCGACTGCCAACGCCACCAGCTTCGTCGTCACCACCGATACCGTCGTTCGTGGTGTTGCCGCCTCCACCGATGCCACCTCCGATGTGTCGTCCTCGTTCCGTGACGACAAGATCGTCCAGGCCGCCCGTGACGACGCTGCCAGCTTCGTTGCCAGCCACGGTGACATCCGCGGCGCGAAACTGGAGAGCGCTTTCGCCCACATTCGCCAGCAGACCCCAAGCCTGCAGGCCAGCGACGCGCAACTGGCACAGGCCATCCTGGCGCTCTGA
- a CDS encoding DUF2388 domain-containing protein, which produces MRYLSLLLLVVCWSSAAQALDLTTNNLVVSGYVTSKVTSVPFDRKLLLAAHDDAAAFVASDGRWRGARLEAALQQLRQANPELHASDLELAQAILVQ; this is translated from the coding sequence ATGCGTTATCTGTCATTGCTGTTGCTCGTGGTGTGCTGGAGCAGCGCCGCCCAGGCGCTGGACCTGACCACCAACAACCTTGTCGTCAGTGGTTACGTCACCAGCAAAGTGACGTCGGTGCCCTTCGATCGCAAACTGCTGCTGGCCGCCCATGACGATGCCGCCGCTTTTGTCGCCAGCGATGGCCGATGGCGGGGCGCGCGCCTTGAGGCAGCACTGCAGCAGTTGCGCCAGGCCAACCCGGAACTTCATGCCAGCGACCTTGAACTGGCACAGGCAATTCTCGTCCAATGA